One part of the Geothrix edaphica genome encodes these proteins:
- a CDS encoding Gfo/Idh/MocA family protein, which produces MAKLRVAVVGVGHLGQHHARIAASAPGATLVAVVDPDPARGPEIASKFGAPWAASLDQVLAEVDAVQIAAPTGFHHALGLQALKAGKHVLMEKPLAASLDEGVALLKALAAARATNPGIVAQVGHLERFNPAVTALRDRGFKPRFLEAVRVSPFPARSLEVDVVMDVMIHDLDLLRALVGRPVLDVEAVGVPVLTPYADLVNARLKFEGGAFATVTASRVARKKERTLRAFGDKEYASLDFAAQKLEILRLVMGPDGPQVHPETADIEEGEPLRLEIEAFHAACLGQGTEGVTWEEGQEAMRVADQVQKAVAKSLAEIQKG; this is translated from the coding sequence ATGGCCAAGCTGCGCGTCGCCGTCGTGGGTGTGGGTCATCTGGGACAGCACCACGCGAGGATCGCGGCCTCGGCTCCTGGGGCCACCCTGGTGGCCGTGGTGGATCCGGATCCCGCCCGGGGCCCGGAGATCGCCTCGAAGTTCGGTGCCCCCTGGGCCGCCTCCCTGGACCAGGTGCTGGCCGAAGTGGATGCAGTGCAGATTGCCGCTCCCACCGGCTTCCACCATGCCCTCGGCCTCCAGGCCCTGAAGGCCGGCAAGCACGTGCTGATGGAGAAGCCCCTGGCCGCCTCGCTCGACGAGGGCGTGGCCCTGCTGAAGGCCCTGGCCGCGGCCCGCGCCACGAATCCGGGAATCGTGGCCCAGGTGGGCCATCTGGAGCGCTTCAATCCGGCCGTGACGGCCCTCCGCGACCGCGGCTTCAAGCCCCGCTTCCTCGAGGCTGTGCGCGTCTCCCCCTTCCCGGCCCGCAGCCTCGAGGTGGACGTGGTGATGGACGTGATGATCCACGACCTGGACCTGCTCCGTGCCCTGGTGGGCCGGCCCGTGCTGGATGTGGAGGCTGTGGGCGTGCCCGTGCTGACGCCCTACGCGGATCTCGTGAATGCCCGCCTGAAGTTCGAGGGCGGCGCCTTCGCCACCGTCACCGCCAGCCGGGTGGCCCGCAAGAAGGAGCGCACTCTCCGCGCCTTCGGAGACAAGGAGTACGCCAGCCTCGACTTTGCCGCCCAGAAGCTGGAGATCCTCCGGCTGGTCATGGGCCCCGACGGCCCGCAGGTCCACCCCGAGACGGCCGACATCGAAGAGGGCGAACCCCTGCGCCTGGAGATCGAGGCCTTCCACGCCGCCTGCCTGGGCCAGGGCACCGAGGGCGTCACCTGGGAGGAGGGCCAGGAGGCCATGCGCGTGGCCGACCAGGTACAGAAGGCCGTGGCGAAGAGCCTGGCAGAGATCCAGAAAGGTTGA
- a CDS encoding SpoIID/LytB domain-containing protein → MKPLLVPALILSVASAPAAQPPLRIGLDTQATEWIVSLEGGGQVCDRAGKPLLKLAPDEKLRIWWDSRGASDPTSEYRIQVGRPLAAGEAEALMKRLKTLGEPADRVRVPDADTWRVLTGHFPEAPKAEPLLQKLQDLGYDELWVATEPRDSQPRKGRALYAVSDRYERRALPLGGVWLRPAGELTSLQGKGRYRGKVEIFPNAQGRLTVVNTLDLETYLRGVVPKEMGAWEFPSLEALKAQAVAARTYAVANRGKRAADGFDMGDTVADQVYGGRDGEQLLTDRAIQETEGLFATYGGKPILALFMANCGGHTVDVSQVFGGDAPYLKAAPCYPAKPLTLPFTSGAPITAEAQQSWLSWELLRLAAGIVPVEWLSGDRLARPATTEDLAAPVLALQQRLGLDPAPLSRNGHLVLALARALGLHTVVEGQERPQDAAYFLPPEVPAGDRLLAAFLTRRGIVPAALWTAKEPPALRQALLALGRMWQDLDPLTPGEGALLMDRQVRRKRGGPEPLALSPRLILAEEAPDGSLRLLPKADIQVGDRLKWISAEDGSAAVLVRRLDPDGAAWDRYNPTAHWRVEYTEADLLALVRKRIKVSGIRELRAQHNEEGRVLDLALIDSQGAAHRVRGMHIRGLLGLKDNVFRFLTLGQGARRRWVFYGRGWGHGVGMCQTGAYGMALEGATFQQILSHYYPGTDLRKVD, encoded by the coding sequence ATGAAGCCCCTCCTCGTTCCCGCCCTGATCCTGTCGGTCGCTTCCGCCCCTGCCGCCCAGCCCCCGCTGAGGATCGGCCTCGACACCCAGGCCACGGAATGGATCGTGTCACTGGAAGGCGGCGGCCAGGTCTGCGACCGCGCCGGGAAACCCCTGCTGAAGCTGGCCCCGGACGAAAAGCTGCGCATCTGGTGGGACAGCCGCGGCGCCTCGGATCCCACCAGCGAGTACCGCATCCAGGTGGGCCGCCCCCTGGCCGCCGGCGAGGCGGAGGCCCTGATGAAGCGCCTGAAGACGCTCGGTGAGCCGGCGGACCGCGTGAGGGTGCCCGATGCGGATACCTGGCGCGTGCTGACCGGCCACTTCCCCGAGGCGCCCAAGGCCGAGCCCCTGCTCCAGAAGCTCCAGGACCTGGGGTACGACGAGCTGTGGGTGGCCACCGAGCCCCGCGACAGCCAGCCCCGCAAGGGCCGCGCCCTCTACGCCGTCAGCGATCGCTATGAGCGGCGCGCCCTGCCCCTCGGCGGCGTGTGGCTGAGACCCGCGGGCGAGCTGACCAGCCTCCAGGGCAAGGGCCGCTACCGGGGCAAGGTGGAGATCTTCCCCAACGCCCAGGGCCGCCTGACGGTGGTGAACACCCTGGATCTGGAGACCTACCTCCGTGGCGTGGTGCCCAAGGAGATGGGCGCCTGGGAGTTCCCCTCCCTCGAGGCGCTGAAGGCCCAGGCCGTGGCGGCCCGCACCTACGCCGTGGCCAACCGCGGCAAGCGTGCGGCCGACGGTTTCGACATGGGCGACACCGTGGCCGACCAGGTCTACGGCGGGCGCGACGGCGAGCAGCTCCTCACCGACCGGGCCATCCAGGAGACGGAAGGCCTGTTCGCCACCTACGGCGGCAAGCCCATCCTGGCCCTCTTCATGGCGAACTGCGGCGGCCACACGGTGGACGTGTCCCAGGTCTTCGGCGGCGATGCCCCCTACCTGAAGGCCGCCCCATGCTATCCCGCCAAGCCCCTCACCCTGCCCTTCACGTCCGGCGCGCCCATCACGGCGGAGGCCCAGCAGTCCTGGCTCAGCTGGGAGCTGCTGAGGCTGGCGGCCGGCATCGTGCCCGTGGAGTGGCTCAGCGGCGACCGCCTGGCCCGCCCCGCCACGACGGAGGACCTGGCCGCCCCGGTGCTGGCCCTCCAGCAGCGCCTCGGCCTCGATCCGGCGCCCCTGTCCCGGAACGGCCATCTGGTGCTCGCCCTGGCCCGGGCCCTGGGCCTCCACACTGTGGTGGAAGGCCAGGAGCGCCCCCAGGACGCCGCGTACTTCCTGCCGCCCGAGGTGCCTGCCGGCGATCGCCTGCTGGCCGCCTTCCTCACCCGGAGGGGCATCGTCCCCGCGGCCCTCTGGACCGCCAAGGAGCCCCCCGCCCTTCGCCAGGCCCTCCTGGCCCTGGGCCGGATGTGGCAGGACCTGGATCCCCTGACCCCCGGGGAAGGCGCCCTGCTGATGGACCGGCAGGTGCGCCGGAAGCGGGGCGGCCCTGAGCCCCTGGCCCTCTCCCCGAGGCTGATTCTCGCGGAGGAGGCGCCGGATGGCAGCCTGCGCCTGCTGCCGAAGGCCGACATCCAGGTGGGCGACCGCCTGAAGTGGATCTCCGCCGAGGACGGCTCCGCCGCGGTGCTGGTGCGGCGGCTCGATCCCGATGGCGCCGCCTGGGACCGCTACAACCCCACCGCCCACTGGCGCGTGGAATATACCGAGGCCGACCTACTGGCCCTGGTGAGGAAGCGCATCAAGGTCTCCGGCATCCGCGAGCTCAGGGCCCAGCACAACGAGGAGGGCCGGGTGCTGGACCTGGCGCTGATCGACAGCCAGGGGGCCGCCCACCGGGTGCGCGGCATGCACATCCGCGGCCTCCTGGGTCTCAAGGACAACGTGTTCCGCTTCCTCACCCTGGGCCAGGGCGCCCGGCGCCGCTGGGTGTTCTACGGGCGGGGCTGGGGCCATGGGGTGGGCATGTGCCAGACCGGCGCCTATGGCATGGCGCTGGAGGGGGCCACCTTCCAGCAGATCCTTTCGCACTACTACCCCGGGACCGATCTGCGTAAGGTCGATTGA
- a CDS encoding M14 family zinc carboxypeptidase: MRRLLWALAGTSLLAGWPQTVPERTQLKRTSTVAEVRAFMEALRKQAPGLEPYQPKGAPRTTETGKPLLAWRLRGNGRDPLRVFVNANIHAGEVEGKEAIQQILRELLQGKHPGLRRDLDLVVMPAYNADGTDALDPAIRPWQPNPTESGVGRRENALGLDLNRDLMKAAAPNTRWLLAMLGDFDPAAVLDLHTTNGSTHGFHLTHGPACTLGADGDLLAFNRAMLVAVREQLKAEGMPTYDYGNFVPYRPTPEKPPTAWETYDAHPRLLTNYPALRNRLAVLSESYVYRSWPDRIADTRRFVLACLTWMAEHRGEIRGQIQGAQARWLEAWKKGPVSLPLSAKLKQVERAAFDWVDPIRDEKGRLVGEKSRTHLELPSFVGFEGQDFVTVPAGYLVDPAYAPTVLPLLQAHGLKVLKGSARQRGLAVLHFHETSRKLSASAYQGVFTLELQGAWRADPAAKKLQLAWAPEDLDRALYIPLDQPLGRLAFYLLDPRSTDSLAYWGVFHSALIRGDGMWGEPPRFPILAVGRGDSDAVAITTMPAPKAQE; this comes from the coding sequence ATGCGGCGCCTGCTGTGGGCCCTGGCGGGGACAAGCCTTCTCGCCGGGTGGCCCCAGACCGTTCCTGAACGCACGCAGCTGAAGCGGACCTCCACGGTGGCTGAGGTCCGGGCCTTCATGGAGGCTCTGCGGAAGCAGGCGCCGGGGCTGGAGCCCTACCAGCCCAAGGGCGCCCCCCGCACCACGGAGACCGGCAAGCCCCTCCTGGCCTGGCGCCTGCGGGGAAACGGGCGGGATCCGCTGCGGGTCTTCGTGAACGCCAACATCCATGCCGGGGAGGTGGAAGGCAAGGAGGCCATCCAGCAGATCCTCCGCGAGCTGCTCCAGGGGAAGCACCCGGGTCTGCGGCGCGACCTCGACCTGGTGGTAATGCCCGCCTACAACGCCGACGGCACGGACGCCCTGGATCCCGCCATCCGGCCCTGGCAGCCCAACCCGACGGAAAGCGGCGTGGGCCGGCGCGAGAACGCCCTGGGCCTGGACCTCAACCGCGACCTCATGAAGGCTGCCGCGCCCAACACCCGCTGGCTCCTGGCCATGCTGGGCGACTTCGATCCCGCGGCGGTGCTGGACCTGCACACCACCAACGGCAGCACCCACGGTTTCCACCTCACCCATGGGCCGGCCTGCACCCTGGGGGCGGACGGAGACCTGCTGGCCTTCAACCGGGCGATGCTCGTGGCGGTGCGGGAGCAGCTGAAGGCCGAAGGCATGCCCACCTACGACTACGGCAACTTCGTGCCCTACCGGCCCACACCGGAGAAGCCGCCCACGGCCTGGGAGACTTACGATGCCCACCCCCGGCTGCTGACGAACTATCCCGCCCTGCGCAACCGCCTGGCGGTGCTCTCCGAGAGCTACGTCTACCGCAGCTGGCCCGACCGCATCGCCGACACCCGCCGCTTCGTGCTGGCCTGCCTGACCTGGATGGCGGAGCACCGCGGCGAAATCCGGGGCCAGATCCAGGGGGCCCAGGCCCGATGGCTGGAGGCCTGGAAGAAGGGGCCCGTGTCCCTTCCGCTTTCAGCGAAGCTGAAACAGGTCGAACGTGCAGCGTTCGACTGGGTGGACCCCATCCGCGACGAGAAGGGCCGCCTGGTGGGCGAGAAGAGCCGCACGCACCTGGAACTGCCCAGCTTCGTGGGCTTCGAGGGCCAGGACTTCGTGACGGTTCCGGCGGGCTACCTGGTGGACCCGGCCTATGCCCCCACGGTGCTGCCGCTGCTCCAGGCCCATGGCCTGAAGGTGCTGAAGGGGAGCGCGAGGCAGCGGGGCCTGGCCGTCCTGCATTTCCATGAGACCAGCCGCAAGCTGTCCGCTTCCGCCTACCAGGGCGTGTTCACCCTCGAACTCCAAGGGGCCTGGAGGGCCGATCCCGCTGCGAAGAAGCTGCAGCTGGCCTGGGCGCCGGAAGACCTGGACCGCGCCCTCTACATCCCACTCGACCAGCCCCTGGGCCGCCTGGCCTTCTACCTCCTGGACCCCCGCAGCACCGACAGCCTGGCCTACTGGGGCGTCTTCCACAGCGCCCTCATCCGCGGCGACGGCATGTGGGGCGAACCGCCGCGGTTCCCCATCCTGGCGGTGGGGCGTGGTGATTCGGATGCCGTCGCCATTACGACAATGCCTGCGCCCAAGGCGCAGGAATAA
- a CDS encoding serine hydrolase domain-containing protein encodes MSRFYDLASLAKPLVTAPLALAYLDLDADRRWALGFHDRETPLTVRQLLSHSSGLPPWRPFTGEPLAAQLRRPVPDHPLLRPATPGLATYSDLNYRLLAELLVAETGVPFARLGAASGLSPAPWREVPEVLPDAPDAEAWRLATERPLPPRGAHLPQDANARAGMPGHAGYGTTAPQLEAALTCWVAAGWPDRMAVEAAAGENAARWGLGLQVLLGGSGHFGQLLSRLPQGPGIHVLEDPTQAVPTVIPAPDPDAGVPSGWWFHLGYTGPALFYRPGDRSCVALLLHRGGPGGLMLDAEALRARRWEALARFVGQWGG; translated from the coding sequence ATGAGCCGCTTCTACGACCTCGCCTCCCTGGCCAAGCCCCTGGTGACGGCACCGCTGGCGCTGGCCTACCTGGACCTGGATGCAGACCGGCGCTGGGCCCTGGGGTTCCATGATCGGGAGACCCCTCTCACAGTGCGGCAGCTGCTGTCCCACAGCTCGGGCCTGCCACCCTGGCGGCCCTTCACCGGTGAACCTCTGGCCGCGCAGCTCCGTCGCCCGGTCCCGGACCACCCCCTGCTCCGTCCCGCCACGCCCGGGCTGGCCACCTATTCGGACCTGAACTACCGCCTGCTGGCGGAGCTGCTGGTTGCCGAGACTGGTGTGCCCTTCGCGCGGCTGGGCGCGGCTTCGGGCCTGAGTCCCGCGCCCTGGCGGGAGGTCCCGGAGGTGCTTCCGGATGCGCCGGATGCGGAGGCCTGGCGGCTGGCCACGGAACGGCCCCTGCCGCCGCGCGGCGCGCATCTGCCCCAGGATGCCAACGCGCGCGCCGGCATGCCCGGCCACGCCGGCTACGGCACCACAGCCCCCCAGCTGGAAGCGGCCCTCACGTGCTGGGTGGCCGCCGGCTGGCCGGACCGCATGGCGGTGGAGGCCGCGGCCGGCGAGAATGCCGCCCGCTGGGGCCTGGGCCTCCAGGTGCTCTTGGGGGGCAGCGGACATTTTGGACAGCTGCTGTCGCGACTCCCTCAGGGCCCCGGCATCCATGTCCTCGAAGACCCCACGCAGGCGGTGCCCACTGTGATACCCGCTCCCGACCCCGATGCCGGCGTGCCCTCCGGCTGGTGGTTCCACCTGGGCTACACCGGTCCCGCCCTCTTCTACCGGCCTGGGGATCGCAGCTGCGTCGCCCTGCTCCTCCACCGGGGAGGGCCGGGTGGCCTGATGCTCGACGCCGAGGCGCTGCGGGCCCGGCGCTGGGAGGCCCTCGCCCGATTCGTGGGACAATGGGGCGGATGA